The candidate division KSB1 bacterium genome has a segment encoding these proteins:
- the waaF gene encoding lipopolysaccharide heptosyltransferase II, whose protein sequence is MERRHGLHSTRSRQPFSEERLRLDRVSRILVVRFSSIGDILLTTPLLRVLAEKVPEVQIDYLTKRSFSPLLHHNPRVSRIWELSEPYGLRELWRLARLLHGNRYDLIVNVHKNLRTAWLRLYLPGRWSTYRKEILRRTLYVHLKIRSLAPRRPVRERYFDAVRPLGLHDDHGPLEYYLTEEERGWAQQELGRRGLPPAGLWLGLAIGAGRATKRWPVEHFAQLGHSLRKRWNAAFLIFGDRRDHRDGQYLERELDGAAVDFTGQTDLRQTAALMSLCEAVVSNDSGLMHLADALGKKLVAVFGGTTPELGFAPQGRHVRIVERKEVRCRPCSHIGRNRCPRGHFRCMRDVRPEDVEAAVTSLLDSGNPPEGRRHASWPSASPA, encoded by the coding sequence ATGGAGCGGCGGCATGGCCTCCATTCCACTCGTTCAAGACAGCCGTTTTCGGAGGAACGTCTACGGTTGGACCGTGTGAGCCGGATTCTGGTGGTGCGCTTCAGTTCCATCGGGGACATCCTGCTTACCACGCCTCTCCTGCGCGTTCTTGCCGAGAAGGTGCCGGAAGTACAGATTGACTATCTCACAAAGCGTAGCTTTTCCCCTCTTCTTCACCACAATCCCCGGGTGAGCCGGATCTGGGAGCTTTCCGAGCCATACGGGCTGCGGGAGCTGTGGAGGCTGGCGCGCTTGCTCCACGGCAACCGTTACGATCTCATTGTGAACGTGCACAAGAACCTCCGCACAGCCTGGCTTCGACTTTACCTGCCGGGACGCTGGTCTACCTACCGCAAGGAGATTCTGCGGCGGACCCTCTACGTGCATCTCAAGATCCGATCGCTCGCACCGCGGAGACCGGTGCGGGAGAGGTACTTCGATGCCGTCCGGCCGCTGGGTCTCCACGACGACCACGGTCCCCTCGAGTACTACCTGACCGAAGAGGAAAGGGGGTGGGCCCAGCAAGAGCTGGGCCGGCGCGGTTTGCCCCCCGCCGGTCTTTGGCTCGGGTTGGCAATCGGTGCAGGCAGGGCGACGAAGCGCTGGCCTGTGGAACATTTCGCCCAGCTGGGGCATTCGCTACGCAAGCGATGGAACGCGGCCTTTCTCATCTTCGGTGATCGTCGCGACCATCGGGACGGCCAGTACTTGGAGAGGGAACTCGATGGGGCCGCGGTCGATTTCACTGGACAGACCGACTTGCGGCAGACGGCGGCACTGATGAGCCTGTGCGAGGCCGTGGTAAGCAACGACTCCGGCCTGATGCACCTGGCCGACGCCCTCGGTAAGAAGCTGGTGGCCGTGTTCGGGGGAACAACGCCGGAGCTGGGATTCGCTCCCCAGGGCCGGCACGTCAGAATTGTGGAGCGAAAGGAGGTTCGCTGCAGGCCGTGTTCCCATATTGGGAGGAATCGATGCCCTCGCGGTCATTTCCGGTGCATGAGAGACGTGCGTCCC
- a CDS encoding SDR family oxidoreductase, whose translation MPRTLVTGGAGFLGSHICEYLLRQGHEVICMDNLLTGRVANIEHLYGERFKFIKHDVTEYIFIAGPIDYVLHFASPASPADYLKWPIHTLKVGALGTHKALGLAKEKGATFLLASTSEVYGDPLVHPQKEDYWGHVNPIGPRGVYDEAKRFAEALTMAYHRAHGLDTKIVRIFNTYGPRMRKDDGRAIPTFIAQALRGEPITVYGEGTQTRSFCYVDDQIEGIYRLLISDYHLPVNIGNPEEMTVRELAELIIRLTGSRSPIVNHPLPEDDPRVRQPDITRARQVLGWEPKVDIETGLRRTIDWFRKELGLG comes from the coding sequence TGCTCCGGCAGGGCCACGAGGTCATCTGTATGGACAATCTGCTCACCGGGCGCGTGGCCAATATCGAGCACCTCTACGGCGAGCGCTTCAAGTTCATCAAGCACGACGTGACGGAATACATTTTCATCGCCGGGCCCATCGATTACGTGCTGCACTTCGCCTCTCCGGCCAGCCCCGCTGACTACCTCAAGTGGCCGATCCACACCCTCAAGGTGGGGGCCCTGGGGACGCACAAGGCGCTGGGCTTGGCCAAAGAGAAAGGGGCGACGTTCCTCCTGGCCAGCACCTCGGAAGTCTACGGCGATCCCCTGGTCCACCCCCAGAAGGAGGACTACTGGGGTCACGTGAACCCCATCGGCCCGCGAGGCGTCTACGACGAGGCCAAGCGCTTCGCCGAGGCGCTGACCATGGCCTACCACCGCGCGCACGGGCTGGACACCAAGATCGTGCGCATCTTCAATACGTACGGGCCTCGGATGCGAAAGGACGATGGACGCGCCATCCCCACATTCATCGCGCAGGCGCTGCGGGGTGAGCCCATCACCGTGTACGGCGAGGGCACCCAAACGCGCAGCTTCTGCTACGTCGACGACCAAATCGAGGGCATCTACCGGTTGCTCATTTCGGACTACCACCTGCCCGTGAACATCGGCAATCCGGAGGAGATGACGGTCCGGGAACTGGCCGAGCTGATCATCCGGCTGACCGGAAGCCGGAGCCCCATTGTCAACCATCCCCTGCCCGAGGACGACCCGCGGGTGCGTCAACCCGACATCACTCGAGCCCGCCAGGTCCTGGGCTGGGAACCGAAGGTGGACATCGAAACGGGTCTGCGCCGCACCATCGACTGGTTCCGGAAAGAGCTGGGATTGGGCTGA